A stretch of the Planktothricoides raciborskii GIHE-MW2 genome encodes the following:
- a CDS encoding ATP-binding protein: protein MINSKILVVEDEMLVAEDIAGRLRRLGYEVTDIVESGEEAILSVLNNPPDLVLMDIVLAGDMDGIETAETIRQHKQIPIVYLTAYGDKKTLNRSKTTDPYGYVVKPFDEQQLNTTIEIALNKYQAEDKIRKSLADSESARKLAEEIVELKNQYISMISHELRQPISQILLSAETLELSHEKFDDRKKAQYLQFIQNAAENMEEMVRDMLFLGRSESGHFQVKRQIINLEIFCQNLIKQLQISPDQSPAQESQIILAIAPDISSHLLLDKQLLDRILTNLLSNAIKYSPDGGNISLVFYLEKVATTADFSSLINPDYSHKNSIYEQLIIQVQDSGIGIPEADIERLFEPFHRCSNVQQIKGNGLGLSIVKKAVELQGGKISVQSEVGLGTTFTVSLPLIRG, encoded by the coding sequence ATGATTAATTCAAAAATTTTAGTTGTTGAAGATGAAATGTTGGTAGCAGAAGATATTGCGGGACGATTAAGACGTTTAGGATATGAAGTCACGGATATCGTTGAATCGGGAGAAGAAGCGATTCTCTCTGTGTTAAATAATCCCCCGGACTTAGTGCTAATGGATATTGTCTTAGCTGGGGATATGGATGGGATCGAGACGGCGGAAACCATTCGCCAACATAAACAAATCCCGATTGTATATCTCACTGCTTATGGGGATAAAAAAACCTTAAATCGTTCTAAAACCACCGATCCTTATGGCTATGTTGTTAAACCTTTTGACGAACAACAGTTAAATACCACCATTGAAATTGCTTTAAATAAATATCAAGCAGAAGATAAAATTCGTAAATCTTTGGCTGATTCAGAATCCGCCCGTAAACTGGCGGAAGAAATCGTCGAACTTAAGAATCAGTACATTTCTATGATTTCTCACGAGTTGCGCCAACCCATTTCCCAAATTCTGCTGTCCGCAGAAACCTTAGAGTTAAGCCACGAAAAATTTGACGATCGCAAAAAAGCTCAATACCTTCAGTTTATTCAAAATGCCGCTGAGAACATGGAAGAAATGGTGCGGGATATGCTCTTTCTAGGTCGTTCAGAAAGTGGACATTTTCAGGTAAAACGGCAAATTATTAATCTAGAAATTTTCTGCCAAAACCTCATCAAGCAACTGCAAATTAGCCCTGATCAAAGTCCCGCTCAAGAGTCTCAGATTATTTTGGCGATCGCCCCGGATATTTCTTCTCATCTATTATTAGATAAGCAATTACTCGATCGCATTCTCACCAACTTGCTCTCCAATGCCATTAAATATTCTCCTGATGGAGGTAATATCTCCTTAGTATTTTATCTGGAAAAAGTGGCTACAACCGCAGATTTTTCCAGTTTAATTAATCCTGATTATTCTCATAAAAATAGCATTTATGAACAACTAATTATCCAAGTTCAGGATAGTGGTATCGGCATTCCAGAAGCAGACATTGAGCGATTATTTGAACCCTTCCATCGATGCAGTAATGTGCAGCAAATTAAGGGGAATGGTTTGGGACTCTCGATTGTGAAAAAAGCAGTGGAATTGCAAGGCGGAAAGATTAGCGTTCAAAGTGAAGTAGGATTGGGTACGACATTTACGGTCAGCTTACCTCTAATTCGGGGATAA
- a CDS encoding DUF1565 domain-containing protein, translated as MLQSLLRFLLSTTAVLVITLPPIKTIALTATEVEAIAWQVSVLISPNLTAKGDRLLIPGSKTGSGVIIGRERNLNGDNYSNTYYVLTALHVVAKKGGFHAIAMPDGAVYYVEANPMSDRIIPLGKFVGELGQTIEGLDLAILKFVSDRDYAVAPIATTPPNPGEPIFINGWPNPLNLGNIQRDRLFNSGNLRQIVNPPQADGGYSFLYTNETESGMSGGPIFNGDGELIGIHGRGRGIENRCSSPEMNLNHSCGMPIFPLLPQIAAQKISLPLNQNPVSIEIIQYGLRYRGQSDRIQGDRWPLTVLGTVINPNFDATLALPNPETSINSTSVNAANNDSGNPMNAAANAQKSSPVYYVNPQTGTNHATAGKTPETPVKSISYLLQSSLLPGTVINLAPGIYNSSNETFPFKLPTGVILQGNMPESGNQNQDNREAIREVLIVGGDFTTTRSWGQQNVTIVASDRSQISGVTVSNPLRNGTGIWVETGNPIIRDNIFSKNNREGIFIGDNASPAIANNQFIDNISNGISISNEAGGEIHGNIFKNSEFGVVIAGNAAPFFTQNQFDGHRIGLILTEQAHPKLNSNIIENNREYGVLSLSAADPEIASNNQIRGNPLSNKLAVKNHEWGLPLPAELSPSLVFGCLEYDAGLATWVSNGNTSIPQPMILWPPELLQPTNRCQSVAGKLNGIVAQVENPLDNLFLKTGRVNNSLVVCWVSDWQSNCQANNMLFPLQINQERINRIQRLRDLLVFPIAQQGNPVQQLEEEAIAPLQFLSERLQSPPGLWFVKP; from the coding sequence ATGCTTCAATCGCTTTTACGTTTTTTACTGAGTACCACGGCGGTATTAGTGATTACTTTACCGCCGATTAAAACTATCGCTTTGACTGCGACAGAAGTAGAAGCGATCGCGTGGCAAGTTTCCGTATTAATTAGTCCGAATTTGACCGCGAAAGGAGATCGATTGTTAATTCCGGGTAGCAAAACAGGCAGTGGGGTGATTATTGGTCGAGAACGGAATTTAAATGGCGATAATTATAGCAATACTTATTATGTATTGACCGCATTGCACGTCGTAGCCAAAAAAGGGGGATTTCATGCGATCGCGATGCCCGATGGGGCGGTGTATTATGTAGAGGCAAATCCCATGAGTGATCGGATTATTCCCTTGGGAAAATTTGTTGGTGAGTTGGGTCAAACTATTGAGGGTTTAGATTTAGCCATTCTCAAATTTGTCAGCGATCGCGATTATGCGGTTGCCCCCATTGCCACAACTCCACCCAACCCCGGAGAACCAATTTTTATTAATGGTTGGCCAAACCCATTAAACTTAGGTAATATTCAGCGCGATCGCCTGTTCAATTCTGGCAATTTGCGTCAAATTGTTAATCCGCCTCAAGCTGATGGCGGTTACAGTTTTTTATATACCAATGAAACCGAATCCGGCATGAGTGGCGGGCCAATTTTTAACGGCGATGGAGAATTAATTGGCATTCATGGCAGAGGACGCGGCATTGAAAATCGTTGCAGCAGTCCAGAAATGAATTTAAACCACAGTTGTGGAATGCCAATTTTCCCCTTATTGCCGCAAATTGCTGCCCAAAAAATCTCTTTACCATTAAATCAAAATCCTGTAAGTATTGAAATAATTCAATATGGTTTACGGTATCGCGGGCAGAGCGATCGCATCCAGGGCGATCGATGGCCATTAACAGTTTTAGGAACCGTAATTAACCCAAATTTTGATGCAACCTTAGCATTGCCTAATCCCGAAACCAGCATCAATTCTACCTCGGTTAATGCGGCAAATAATGACAGCGGCAATCCGATGAACGCAGCAGCGAATGCCCAGAAATCCTCGCCTGTTTATTATGTCAATCCCCAGACCGGAACCAATCATGCCACGGCGGGGAAAACTCCAGAAACTCCGGTTAAAAGTATTAGCTATCTGCTGCAAAGTTCATTGCTACCGGGTACAGTAATTAACTTAGCCCCAGGGATTTATAATAGTAGTAATGAAACCTTTCCCTTCAAGCTACCCACAGGGGTGATTTTGCAAGGCAATATGCCAGAATCCGGGAATCAAAATCAAGATAATCGAGAAGCTATCCGAGAAGTTTTAATTGTTGGGGGTGACTTTACTACGACTCGGAGTTGGGGTCAGCAAAATGTGACCATTGTCGCCAGCGATCGCAGTCAAATTAGTGGCGTGACGGTGAGTAATCCTCTGAGAAATGGCACAGGTATCTGGGTGGAAACAGGCAATCCCATAATTCGTGATAATATTTTCAGTAAAAATAATCGCGAAGGAATTTTTATTGGAGATAACGCCAGTCCAGCGATCGCCAATAATCAATTTATTGACAATATCAGCAATGGAATTTCTATCAGCAATGAAGCCGGTGGAGAAATTCATGGCAATATATTTAAAAATAGTGAATTTGGGGTTGTGATCGCGGGCAATGCGGCACCATTTTTCACCCAAAACCAGTTTGACGGCCATCGCATTGGCTTGATTTTGACGGAACAAGCTCATCCTAAATTAAACAGTAATATCATTGAAAATAATCGAGAATATGGCGTACTTAGTTTGTCTGCTGCTGACCCAGAAATTGCCAGTAATAATCAAATTCGGGGCAACCCCCTAAGTAATAAATTAGCCGTGAAAAACCATGAATGGGGTTTACCATTACCAGCGGAATTATCCCCATCTTTAGTCTTTGGTTGTTTAGAATATGACGCGGGTTTAGCCACTTGGGTAAGCAATGGCAACACCTCCATTCCGCAACCGATGATTCTGTGGCCACCGGAATTACTCCAACCCACGAACCGTTGCCAAAGTGTAGCGGGTAAGTTAAATGGAATTGTTGCCCAGGTGGAAAATCCTTTAGACAATTTATTCTTAAAAACTGGTCGAGTCAATAATTCCCTAGTGGTTTGTTGGGTGTCCGACTGGCAGTCTAATTGTCAAGCGAATAATATGCTATTTCCCCTGCAAATAAATCAGGAGAGAATTAATCGGATTCAGCGACTCCGGGATTTACTGGTTTTTCCCATAGCCCAACAAGGAAATCCGGTGCAACAATTAGAAGAAGAGGCGATCGCGCCTTTGCAATTTCTCAGTGAACGGTTACAATCACCCCCAGGGTTGTGGTTTGTCAAACCATAA
- a CDS encoding DUF1565 domain-containing protein — translation MKQYLYGLLGTSFALINIAAFQIQQSQSGAVPPVQNSENLSSIQLVAQQTILYVDPKRGIDSASSGKDQNNPLKTITAALEQAQPGTVIQLAPGRYSAGEMFPLNLKPGVILRGEETNHGEGVVITGGGQHISRSWAAQNVTILADENTEIRGITVTNPNTRGTGIWVENTNPLIRNNTFVNNNREGVFVSGTGAPVIENNQFMYNGGNGISVTRQASGEIKGNIFIDTGFALAIGHDSTPLILNNQIRQNRIGLVITQNARPTLQGNLIENNSEYGMAVIAQAEPEVAANNIFRNNERENWLVSRQPQGMPPLPEANGSTNGTTNSWNGTTMTTAATFFSCQPYGDGFATIAQGSMASIPQPMIIWKTYEFDAPENRCIQSTEKLNQLVVANGGKLDKMMFATGRVNNDKAVCLVTDVYESCQPKNMVFKLSQQNADNSAEVLRRLIGFTIQGGGNPVQEVGPEAIAPLRPVSENLQPELGLWFVELP, via the coding sequence ATGAAACAATACTTATATGGACTCCTTGGAACCAGCTTTGCTCTGATCAATATAGCCGCTTTCCAGATTCAACAGAGTCAATCCGGGGCAGTTCCCCCTGTCCAAAATTCCGAAAACTTGTCCTCAATTCAGCTAGTCGCCCAGCAAACCATTCTCTATGTCGATCCGAAGCGGGGGATTGACTCAGCCAGCAGCGGAAAAGACCAGAATAATCCTTTAAAAACGATTACCGCTGCTTTGGAACAAGCCCAACCGGGGACAGTAATTCAACTAGCCCCCGGACGCTATAGTGCTGGAGAAATGTTTCCTTTAAACCTCAAACCTGGGGTGATACTTCGCGGCGAGGAAACCAATCACGGAGAAGGCGTGGTGATTACGGGAGGTGGGCAACATATTAGCCGGTCTTGGGCTGCCCAAAATGTGACGATTTTAGCCGATGAAAATACAGAAATTCGCGGCATTACTGTCACCAACCCTAACACCAGAGGCACGGGAATTTGGGTGGAAAATACCAATCCGCTGATTCGGAATAATACTTTTGTCAATAATAATCGCGAAGGAGTTTTTGTTTCAGGAACCGGGGCGCCGGTAATTGAAAATAATCAGTTTATGTACAATGGCGGCAATGGCATCTCCGTCACTCGTCAAGCCAGTGGAGAAATTAAAGGCAATATTTTTATCGATACTGGGTTTGCTCTGGCAATTGGCCATGATTCTACCCCACTAATTTTAAATAACCAAATTCGGCAAAACCGCATTGGTTTGGTAATTACGCAAAATGCTCGGCCAACTTTGCAGGGTAATTTGATTGAAAATAATAGCGAATATGGTATGGCAGTAATTGCCCAAGCGGAACCAGAAGTAGCCGCTAATAACATTTTTCGCAATAATGAACGGGAAAATTGGCTAGTGTCTCGGCAACCACAAGGAATGCCCCCGTTACCAGAAGCAAACGGCAGCACAAACGGCACCACAAACAGTTGGAACGGCACTACAATGACCACCGCTGCGACTTTTTTTTCTTGTCAGCCTTATGGGGATGGATTTGCTACCATCGCTCAAGGGTCAATGGCATCAATTCCTCAGCCAATGATCATCTGGAAAACCTATGAATTTGATGCTCCAGAAAATCGCTGCATCCAAAGTACGGAAAAATTAAATCAGTTAGTGGTTGCTAATGGCGGAAAATTAGACAAGATGATGTTTGCCACCGGACGAGTGAATAATGATAAAGCGGTGTGTTTGGTGACAGATGTTTATGAAAGTTGTCAGCCGAAAAATATGGTGTTTAAACTGAGTCAGCAAAATGCCGATAATTCTGCCGAAGTTTTGAGACGTTTGATTGGTTTTACTATTCAAGGAGGTGGGAATCCGGTGCAGGAGGTTGGCCCAGAAGCGATCGCCCCTCTGCGTCCAGTCAGTGAAAATTTACAGCCAGAATTAGGTTTATGGTTTGTTGAATTACCGTAA
- a CDS encoding allophycocyanin subunit alpha-B, whose protein sequence is MTVVSQVILKADDDLRYPSSGELQSIKDFFNTGEMRLEIAMMLAENEKKIVDRASKSLWKKRPDFIAPGGNAYGQKQRNQCLRDFGWYLRLVTYGLIAGDTDPIEKIGLIGAREMYNALGVPMPGMVESIRCLKDASLQLLNESQAAIAGPYFDYIAQYMS, encoded by the coding sequence ATGACTGTAGTTAGCCAAGTTATTCTCAAAGCAGATGATGATCTGCGTTACCCCAGCAGTGGGGAACTCCAAAGCATCAAAGACTTTTTTAATACCGGCGAAATGCGGCTAGAGATTGCCATGATGCTTGCGGAAAACGAAAAAAAGATTGTCGATCGCGCCAGTAAGAGTCTGTGGAAAAAACGCCCTGACTTCATTGCTCCTGGGGGAAATGCCTACGGGCAAAAGCAGCGCAACCAATGTCTGCGGGACTTTGGCTGGTATTTGCGTCTGGTGACTTACGGTCTAATTGCCGGTGATACCGATCCCATTGAAAAAATTGGTTTAATTGGCGCACGGGAAATGTACAATGCCCTTGGCGTCCCCATGCCCGGAATGGTGGAATCAATCCGCTGTTTAAAAGACGCATCCTTACAACTACTGAATGAATCCCAAGCCGCGATCGCAGGCCCTTATTTTGACTATATTGCTCAGTACATGTCTTAA
- the rlmD gene encoding 23S rRNA (uracil(1939)-C(5))-methyltransferase RlmD — protein sequence MNSTNQDWQASGQASGQASGQADWQQGALVEVTVTDLTDRGEGVGRVGERVVFVPDTVPGDRAWVRLLRVKANYGDGKLHELIEASPHRCRPHCIVADKCGGCQWQHIDAAYQRQAKQNLVIQALQRIGGIAEPPVDPVLTEAIDGSPLASLGYRNKASYPLSISAQGQVQAGYYQKGSHSLINLNRCPVQDDRLNPLLAEIKQDIQQQGWSIYNEARHTGLLRHLCIRIGRRTGEQLLTLVSTSEKLPGIKAQAETWLQRYPQLVGVCLNLNSSRTNVIFGPETRCLAGLPYLKEKYAGLELHLKADTFFQIHTEAAEALLPIIRRELNLQGHELLVDAYCGIGTFTLPLASQVQLAIGIEWQSAAVEQAEKNAQLNQVSNVKFYQGKVETLLPELQLNPDVVLLDPPRKGCDRAVIETLLKTQPERIVYVSCKPSTLARDLKTLCTGGYQLIRVQPADFFPQTSHVESVAFLQRSTGSN from the coding sequence ATGAACAGTACAAATCAAGATTGGCAAGCATCTGGGCAAGCATCTGGGCAAGCATCTGGGCAAGCAGATTGGCAACAGGGTGCTTTGGTGGAAGTGACGGTCACGGATCTGACCGATCGCGGTGAGGGAGTGGGTCGAGTCGGGGAACGAGTGGTCTTTGTCCCGGATACAGTCCCCGGCGATCGCGCTTGGGTCAGACTGCTGCGAGTCAAAGCGAATTATGGCGACGGCAAATTGCACGAACTCATTGAAGCTTCCCCCCACCGTTGCCGTCCCCATTGCATTGTGGCGGACAAATGTGGCGGCTGTCAGTGGCAGCATATCGACGCGGCTTATCAACGGCAAGCCAAACAAAACCTGGTGATTCAAGCGCTGCAACGCATTGGCGGCATTGCGGAACCCCCAGTCGATCCCGTCCTCACGGAAGCGATCGATGGTTCCCCCTTGGCATCTCTGGGTTATCGCAATAAAGCCAGTTATCCCCTGAGTATTTCCGCTCAAGGTCAGGTACAAGCGGGCTACTACCAAAAAGGCAGCCACTCCTTGATTAATCTGAATCGTTGCCCGGTACAAGACGATCGCCTCAATCCCCTCTTGGCAGAAATCAAACAAGACATTCAGCAACAAGGCTGGTCTATTTATAACGAAGCCCGTCACACCGGCTTACTGCGTCACTTATGTATCCGCATTGGGCGACGTACCGGGGAACAACTGCTCACTTTAGTTAGTACCAGTGAGAAATTGCCCGGAATCAAAGCCCAAGCGGAAACCTGGTTGCAACGCTATCCCCAATTAGTCGGAGTTTGTCTGAATCTGAATTCTAGTCGTACCAATGTCATTTTTGGCCCGGAAACTCGTTGTTTGGCCGGATTGCCTTACTTAAAAGAGAAATATGCCGGTTTAGAGCTTCACTTAAAGGCCGATACCTTCTTTCAAATCCATACGGAAGCCGCCGAAGCCCTATTGCCAATTATCCGCAGAGAATTAAATTTACAAGGCCATGAACTGTTGGTTGATGCCTACTGTGGAATTGGCACATTTACCCTGCCTTTGGCTTCACAAGTGCAGTTAGCCATTGGTATAGAATGGCAATCCGCAGCGGTGGAACAAGCGGAGAAAAATGCTCAGTTAAATCAGGTGAGTAACGTTAAGTTTTATCAAGGTAAAGTCGAGACATTGTTGCCGGAATTGCAGCTTAACCCCGATGTGGTTTTGCTGGATCCGCCCCGAAAAGGGTGCGATCGCGCCGTAATAGAAACCCTGTTAAAAACTCAACCAGAACGCATTGTCTATGTAAGTTGTAAACCTTCAACCTTAGCCCGAGACTTGAAAACTCTCTGTACTGGTGGCTATCAGTTAATTCGCGTACAACCTGCGGACTTTTTCCCCCAAACCTCCCATGTGGAATCCGTGGCTTTTTTGCAGCGATCCACCGGCAGCAATTAA
- a CDS encoding YkvA family protein, which produces MSFSIQSLYNWYRNTVRNPKYRWWVVLATVVYLLSPFDISPDFLPIVGQIDDIALATLLISELSQMAIEYFKSRQSPLGNNKVPGVHESENPTTNPTVDVETTPIE; this is translated from the coding sequence ATGAGCTTTTCTATCCAGTCTCTTTACAATTGGTATCGCAACACAGTCCGCAATCCTAAATACCGTTGGTGGGTTGTCCTAGCTACCGTAGTTTATTTGTTAAGTCCCTTTGACATTTCCCCCGATTTCCTGCCAATTGTGGGACAAATTGATGATATTGCCTTGGCGACTTTACTGATTTCTGAACTATCCCAGATGGCGATCGAATACTTTAAATCCCGTCAGAGTCCCCTGGGGAACAATAAAGTTCCTGGTGTCCATGAATCAGAAAATCCCACCACCAATCCTACCGTCGATGTGGAAACCACTCCCATAGAATAG
- the lpxD gene encoding UDP-3-O-(3-hydroxymyristoyl)glucosamine N-acyltransferase: protein MKFNEILQKLGDAANCNSLRNDPAVNPEITGVAPIDDATNGTFSYIEGDKFVPFVATTDASALILPMLPELQTQASARGMAWIASEEPRLLFAKVISLLYQPWRPKPGIDPTAAIDPSAQIGADVYIGANVSIAPGVTIGQGVQIYPNVVIYPQVSIGDRTILHANCTIHERSSIGSNCVIHSGAVIGAEGFGFVPSPTGWIKMEQSGHTILEDGVEVGCNSTIDRPAVGQTRIGANTKIDNLVQVGHGCQIGKNCALAAHVGLAGGVKIEDNVILAGQVGVANRVTIGSGAIATAKSGIHSDVPSGAIVSGYPAIPNKVWLKTVAISNRLPEIYQAFKQLKRHFSDRT from the coding sequence ATGAAATTTAACGAAATTTTACAAAAATTAGGCGATGCGGCCAACTGTAATAGCTTGAGGAATGATCCGGCTGTCAATCCAGAAATTACTGGAGTGGCTCCCATTGATGATGCCACAAATGGAACATTTAGTTACATCGAAGGTGACAAATTTGTTCCCTTTGTTGCTACCACGGATGCGAGTGCTTTAATATTGCCGATGCTTCCAGAACTGCAAACACAAGCCAGTGCCAGAGGAATGGCTTGGATTGCTAGTGAAGAACCTAGATTATTATTTGCTAAGGTGATTAGTCTTTTATATCAACCTTGGCGACCAAAACCAGGAATTGATCCCACCGCAGCGATCGATCCATCAGCCCAAATTGGTGCAGATGTTTATATTGGTGCAAATGTGTCGATCGCCCCTGGAGTCACCATTGGACAAGGGGTACAGATTTACCCCAATGTGGTAATTTATCCCCAGGTATCCATTGGCGATCGCACAATTTTGCACGCCAACTGCACGATCCATGAACGCTCTTCGATTGGTTCAAATTGTGTGATTCATAGTGGGGCGGTGATTGGTGCCGAAGGATTTGGATTTGTTCCTTCCCCAACAGGTTGGATCAAAATGGAACAATCGGGTCACACAATTTTAGAAGATGGTGTAGAGGTGGGTTGTAATAGTACAATTGACCGTCCTGCTGTCGGACAAACTCGGATCGGTGCCAATACAAAAATTGATAATTTAGTCCAAGTTGGTCACGGTTGTCAGATTGGCAAAAACTGTGCTTTGGCCGCTCATGTTGGGTTAGCCGGGGGAGTTAAAATCGAAGATAATGTTATCCTCGCGGGTCAAGTTGGTGTGGCTAATCGAGTCACAATCGGCTCAGGGGCGATCGCTACCGCCAAGTCAGGAATTCATAGCGATGTTCCCTCTGGGGCGATCGTCTCAGGATATCCGGCAATTCCCAATAAAGTTTGGCTGAAAACTGTGGCAATCTCCAATCGGTTGCCGGAAATTTATCAAGCCTTTAAGCAACTGAAACGCCACTTTAGCGATCGCACCTAA
- a CDS encoding AbrB family transcriptional regulator, whose protein sequence is MTETTTQPLTGKALLQKVKELSHLPRRETAKRCGYYTTTKGGQTRVNLTDFYDAVLGAKGVALDPEGAKDGRGREPTYRVSVHKNGQIVIGSTYTAAMNLKPGDEFEIKLGYKHIHLIQVDEDKKLGGDFDEGDDNED, encoded by the coding sequence ATGACTGAAACTACAACTCAACCCCTAACGGGTAAAGCACTGCTTCAAAAAGTAAAAGAACTATCACATTTACCACGGCGTGAAACAGCAAAGCGCTGCGGCTACTACACCACCACAAAAGGCGGCCAAACTCGCGTCAACCTGACCGATTTTTATGATGCGGTCTTAGGAGCGAAGGGCGTTGCTTTAGACCCAGAAGGAGCCAAAGATGGTCGCGGGCGTGAACCCACATATCGGGTCAGCGTTCACAAGAATGGTCAAATTGTGATTGGCTCAACCTATACCGCCGCGATGAACTTGAAGCCCGGTGATGAGTTTGAAATTAAACTGGGCTACAAGCATATTCACTTAATCCAAGTGGATGAAGATAAAAAACTAGGTGGAGATTTTGACGAAGGGGATGATAATGAGGATTAG